One segment of Rosa chinensis cultivar Old Blush chromosome 6, RchiOBHm-V2, whole genome shotgun sequence DNA contains the following:
- the LOC112172367 gene encoding uncharacterized protein LOC112172367, with protein sequence MEKKQGFFSALKDEVVRGLSPSRSRATSPARSASPMSGLLRRKKHHTHHGHGQLVAQPEPLIGRSGSLRPVMEGPDPDGGEVGDSKRVGSGLGQWMRGQLSRTPSVSSVAQNNRRSDLRLLLGVMGAPLAPLHVSTSDPLPHLSIKDTPIETSSAQYILQQYTAASGGQKLQNSIKNAYAMGKVRMVASEFETATKVMKTRNASRCAESGGFVLWQMNPDMWYVELAVGGNKVHAGCNGKLVWRHTPWQGAHTAKGPVRPLRRALQGLDPRSTASMFADARCIGERKVNGEDCFILKLCADPQTLKARSEGPAEIIRHVLFGYFSQKTGLLVHMEDSHLTRIQSNGGDAVYWETTINSFLDDYRPVEGIMIAHSGRSVVTLFRFGEMAMSHTKTKMEEAWTIEEVAFNVPGLSMDCFIPPADLRSETIMSEACELPHEERGKGGGIAAAVHRAKVAALEKEHGANGDGMSWKMEI encoded by the exons atggagaagaagcAAGGGTTCTTCTCTGCTCTTAAAGACGAGGTGGTTCGCGGCCTCAGCCCCTCCCGCTCCCGCGCCACCAGCCCCGCCCGCTCCGCCTCCCCCATGTCGGGTCTGCTCCGCCGCAAGAAGCACCACACCCACCACGGCCACGGCCAGCTGGTCGCGCAGCCGGAGCCCTTGATCGGGAGATCCGGCAGCCTGAGGCCGGTCATGGAGGGTCCGGATCCGGACGGCGGGGAAGTCGGGGATTCGAagcgggtcgggtcgggtctgGGCCAGTGGATGCGCGGGCAGCTTTCCCGGACTCCTTCGGTGAGTTCGGTGGCGCAGAACAACCGCAGGTCTGATCTGAGACTCTTGCTCGGAGTCATGGGAGCTCCGCTCGCCCCCCTCCACGTCAGCACCTCCGACCCTCTCCCTCACCTCAGCATCAAGGACACTCCCATC GAAACTTCGTCTGCCCAGTACATATTGCAACAGTACACAGCGGCATCTGGTGGGCAGAAGCTGCAGAACTCGATTAAAAATGCTTATGCGATGGGAAAGGTTAGGATGGTAGCTTCTGAGTTTGAAACTGCCACCAAGGTGATGAAGACCAGAAACGCATCTAGATGTGCAGAGTCAGGTGGGTTTGTGCTCTGGCAGATGAATCCGGACATGTGGTATGTGGAGCTTGCAGTTGGGGGCAACAAAGTTCATGCTGGCTGCAATGGGAAGCTCGTTTGGAGACACACGCCGTGGCAGGGTGCACATACTGCGAAAGGGCCTGTGAGACCCTTGCGTCGTGCTCTTCAG GGTCTTGATCCAAGATCTACAGCGAGTATGTTTGCTGACGCCAGATGTATTGGAGAAAGAAAGGTCAATGGGGAGGATTGCTTCATCCTCAAGCTCTGTGCTGATCCTCAAACTCTGAAGGCCAGGAGTGAAGGCCCTGCAGAGATAATTAGACATGTGTTGTTTGGCTACTTCAGCCAGAAGACGGGGCTTCTTGTTCACATGGAGGACTCTCATTTGACCCGCATTCAATCCAATGGTGGTGATGCTGTTTACTGGGAAACCACAATCAATTCGTTCCTTGATGATTACAGACCTGTTGAGGGAATCATGATTGCGCACTCCGGCCGTTCTGTGGTTACCCTTTTCAGGTTCGGTGAGATGGCAATGAGCCATACCAAAACAAAGATGGAAGAAGCCTGGACAATTGAAGAGGTTGCATTTAATGTTCCAGGCTTGTCAATGGACTGCTTCATTCCCCCAGCTGACTTGAGATCTGAGACAATAATGAGCGAAGCATGCGAGCTTCCTCATGAAGAAAGGGGAAAGGGTGGTGGGATTGCAGCTGCAGTGCATCGGGCCAAAGTAGCTGCGCTGGAAAAAGAGCATGGTGCAAATGGTGATGGCATGAGctggaaaatggaaatctaa